Genomic DNA from Marnyiella aurantia:
AGATCTTTCATCGGGCTGAGCTGGCGGTTCAGCTCTATTGCCTCATAGCTTTTGAGCTGCTGCTCCTTTGCGAAATCATCCAGTTCAGCGTCGGGGCTGCATATCAGATGCATATCCACACCATGTTCTTTAAAATAGCGAAACTGCCCGCCAATAAAAATTTTGGCAGAAGAAAACAGATTGATGATTTCAAGTGCCCTTACTTTGCGTGGGTAATTATGGTTCATTATCTCCGGCATTCTTATAATTTAGCTGAATCAGAATTATCTGATATTAATGCGCCTCCTTTATGTTGTTGCATAATCCTTTTAAAAACATTCATCAATTCATCCTGAATAAGCTCACGCTGATGATTCTGCTTACCGCAATTCCAGGCTTTCCGCGCATACTCAGTTATGAGTTCGGGTTGCATGGCCAATTGCAGAAGCTGTGGTTCAATTTTAGTCACCTCATCCACACAAAAAGCGGCATCATGCTCCTGCAGATACTGAAAGCCGGCATGCCGGTCCCAACAGATAGCAAGGATGGCACAGGTGGAGGACATGAGATCTATTATTTTGGTGGAAAAAGACACCCGTGTTGCGTAACGGTATTTCTTTTCAAAGGATTCCACATGGAGCGCTACATCGGCCTCTCTGTAAATTTCCGTCAGTTCCTGAGGTGATACACGGTCATGAATTTTCACCGCCTCCGATGTCAGGATTTCCTTACGGTGCTCATCCGTTACCTTCTCCTGGGTATAGATATCGAGCGTCATCCGGATGCCATCAACATTAATTACTTTTAGGGCGTCGGCCACTGCTGCAAGTGTTTTCCACCGGTTGCAGTACAGCCGGCCGGCATACACAAGTTTGATCGGATCGTTCACTTCTTTTTTCACAAAGTTGTGGCTGAAATCGCCACTTTTATAAAGGGTAGATGTAGAAATGAAATGTCATATTTGAGCATTGTAGTCACAGGCCTGTTCCGCTGAAAAAGTGAAGTAATGCTTATATAATTTTACATGATTTTTAAAGGCCGATCTAAAGAGCAGGCGTTTAATCCAATAAAGAGGTGAGTAGCTTACCTGCATCATCGAAGCTTCATCGTCTGCAGTAAAAGCCACGAAAGGTGCCGTGGTCATTTTTGATATGATTTTCTCAAGCCGCATCAGTTTAGGCGAAAGTAGACGCGGACAAAAAACTACATCAGGTTGAAAATCATCAATAATTTTTTTCAATGCTTCCTGATTATATCTGCCGGTAAGCCATATCATATCGCGCACGGCTCTTAACGGCTCGCCGGCAAGGGATTTCATCGTACTGTAAAACTTTTCAGGTATTGGCTCTGCGGCAGGAGCAACTTCAGAGGCCTGCATTTCCAGGATTTCGGTTTCAAACGCATGACCGGCCCGTTTGCCCATGAGTGATTTTGCCATCATAGCATCAGTAACCTGAAAATAACGTGTACATACCGGATTGGAAGGCGCACCGGGACTGCAGTAAACTTCCGCAAACTCCGCGTCGAAACCTGTAAACCAGTTGGTAAGCACATTATTACCGTGTATCCGGTCATTCCAAACCTCATCGGCTATGATCAGAATCTTCAGTTTACTCATGCCTTATACAGTTTTTTCACAAGACTGCGGGTAATGTCTGGAGTGACGGAATACATTGAGAACAGCACTTTTAGATTAAGCGGTACATAAGGTGACGCTTTCACTTTATTCCAGTTTGCGGTAAAGGTTTGCTGCACCGTAAATTTCTGGTCTTCGGTTAAATTACTGTTTATGCTGGAAAGCAGCATGGATTTGCAAAGGTGAGCCCGTGAACAGTCTTCCAGATCCTTATGCATAGTATCCTGAAAGAACTCAATACGTTCTTTATAAGCCTCTATAAAATTAAGGTTGGGTTTTTTTCCCTGCGTAGCCATTATACTCGAATCATTTATGGTATAATAATAAAGGGGCCGGGAGGTAACTGCAATTTTATCTGCTTTAAAATAGAATTTCCAGGTGGTGAAATCATCCTCATTAATGAGCCCCTCAGGCATCCTTAAATCACCGATTACATGATTCCTGTAAAGTTTTGCGCACACGATAATATTTGCCGCGCCCTGCAGGAATATGGAATGATTGTCAAAGGTGTGCGTTTTTTCTTTATGCCTGTCCGCAGGAAAGACAGAAGCACTGCCGCGTGTCAGCGCGCACTGTGCAATATCCGCATGATGCTCCAGACACAGATTCAGCATGATTTTCAGATAATCCTCATGCCAGAAATCATCGCTGTCCAAAAAACTGATATACTCGCCTGTGGCCACCTCCAGCCCGGCATTACGTGCGCTGGAGAGACCACCATTTTCTTTGTGAATAACTTTGATGCGGCGGTCTTTCGCCGCAAACTCATCACAAATCTGACGGCTGCCATCCGGCGACCCGTCGTTCACCAGAATCAGTTCCAAATTGGAATGAGACTGGTTTAAAACACTTTTGATACAGTTGTGTAGGTATTTTTCTACTTTATAGACAGGTACTATAACAGATATGACTATGTTTTCCATTCTTCCAATAAAGTTATCAAATACGTGCCGAAGATAATCCTATACGGCTATGTTTCCAATACTAAATATAAGGAAGATTTCTGAAGGGCACAAAATAGCGGGTATTGGCTACATGCCCATGAGGAATATCGCAAAAAACAACTAGATAAAAAGAGTTATATATTAATCATCGGTATGCTTAGCATCAAGTGCTTAGCTCATTACTAAAACAAACAATTTCTATCCGTACTGAATCCAGTTAGTTTTTATTGTTAAGATGTATCAGTGATTTGTATTCCTGCAAAAGTGCTTTCCACACCACCTTCTGTTCGTAGCGCGAGGTGATCATTTCCCTGGAATTAAATTGCAGATTAATCCGCCACTTGCAGTCCGCCAGCATTCTGTACATCGCTGTCTTTAAAGCCACCGCATCTTTAACGGGAATAATTGTTCCGTTATTTCCTTCTATAATAATTTCATTACAACCGTTAATGTCGGTTACAATTGCCGGCAACTGCATGGCACCTGCCTGCATCACCACATTCGGGAATCCTTCGCGGTAACTCGGAAACACAAGGGCATTGCTTATAGCCAGAAACTGCCGAACATCAGACTGATAGCCCACGGTCAGTATATTGGGGTTATATTCTATTTCCGCCAATGTTTCAGGAGACAGCGGATCCAGTTCAGTTTCCAGTGGACCCACCAGTAACAGTTTCGCATTGTTTGAAGAGTAGCAGAGGGCACAGTCGCAGTACTTTTCTTTATGTCTACCATTATCAGCAGCCTCTCTGGCATCTGTTTCCAATTGCTTAAAGGCGGTAACTAACTCATTGATGCCCTTATCACCCACCAGGCGGCCGACAAATACAAACACGAAATCCGTACCCTTCAGTCCCAGGCGCTGCCGGTTTTTCTGGCTTTGCTCTTCTTTAATAGCTTCCGGTGAAAAATAGGTGGTATCAATTCCGTTGGAAGAGCCGTTAGCTATCACCTTTAATTTTTCATCGTGGGTATATCTGTTATCCCGGATAAAATCGCAGAGTCCTTTGGAGTTTGGATACAGCTTTGTAGCTGCTGCGTAGGTAATTTTTTCTACAAAATCCAGCACCTTTCTTTTGAAACCACTTGTTTCCATTAGTGGCATACCGGCCACCGTATGCAGACGGTGAGGCACTCCAGCCAGTTTTGCCGCCAGCATACCTACCGTACCGGCTTTGGGAGTGTGGGTATGAACAATGGCAGGTTTCTCCCTTTTCAGAAATCTGTAGAGATTCCAGAGGGCTTTCAAATCCTGTAAAGGAGTGATTTCCCTGGTCATTTCTACGTGATGATAATCTACCTTGTATTTTGAAGCCACTTCACGCAGTTTTTCCTCATCGGCAGATACAGCAATTACATTAAAATGATTGTCCATAAACTCCAGCTGCGGTCCCAGTAACTTATTAAGGGAAATGGGTACCGTGGTGATTCTTACTAGCTTTTTCATTGTATCTTAAAACTTTCCATTGTTACTGAGAGGAAGCCAAAATCTTCATTAAGTTTGCGATAATGTTTAATAATTATGGCAAGTTGCATTAAATTTGTCTGTACATTGTTTCCGAAATTATGTGGATGCCACCATAGATGATAGCATAAATTATTCTTTGCAGCATGAGTCATTTCATTCAGTATCCTATAAAGTTTCAAATTTTGTACAACTTTCTCTCGATGTACATAAGGTCTAAAAAATCGGCTTGCAGGCAATTCTGTGATACCATTCTTGCGTATTACCTGATTCTCTTCAAACGCCAGAGTTTTACTAATTGGAACAAGTGTATCTAATGCCCTAAACAACTGAACCTCCTTCCTTTTCTGATTTTTCCAAAACCAAACATCCGGATTTGAGCGAACTACCTTGATGCCATTCTTCGCTGCCTGTTCAAGATATTCATTGTTATATTGATTTCTTGGAAATACCAACGCACTCAGTTTTACCCCAAAGTTATGCTGCGCAATATTCTGCGCCGCCACTAAATCCGCGCTAAACTGCTCAACATTTTGACCTTCTTCGGTGCAATAATAATGTGCAAAAGTATGCGTAGCCAATTCTTGGCCTTGCGATTTTACTATTTTTTCTATTAGACTATAGCCATAATGATATGGGTCTTCATTTTCATTATCACCAATCTGGTCGAAGTGGTTATAATAGTTGAGTTTACTCTTATTATAAGAAGGTTTTTGCAATGGTGCAAACTCCAGCAGTTGTTCTTTATTTTTAGCAAATAAGAATCCTACTGTCGCCCAAGTCGCATTTATGTTATTTTCTTCAAAAAGTCTTAGCACATCTGGGATAGAAGTTCTTGTATTCAAAAAATATTGAGACATGTCTTTAAGATCCCATTTTTCAACTGCTCCCCAGTGAAGCTCAAAATCTAATGATATAATAAATTTACCTTTCATGCTCTACTTAATGTTATCTTTAAACCAACCATAAATATAATCAGTCATTGTGGGGTGATAATACAATTTACTTTTCACATTTTCTTTTTTAGCTGTCACGAGTTGGTTCCGTTTTATATTTTCAATGGTTTTCACTAGTAATGGGATAGCTAATGCATATTGGTACAAAGGATATGTTAAAAAATTATCCTTTTTTGTAACAGCACATGTAGATTGATAAATAACATCACCTGTATCGATGCCAGAATCTACTTTATGAACAGTTACACCAAAATTTTGGCTATCATGATTACGCAATGCCCAATAACCGCCATGTACTCCCCTATACTGTGGCGTAATACCTACATGCGTATTAATAAATATTGCATCCGTTGCTTCAAGAATTTTTTTCTTGATAATAGAAGTACCATTTACTATAATTACATCTGGATTTAGATCTATAATTGTCTTAAGACAGATATCTGAATTTACAAAACCTACGTCCAATATCTTCTCAGCAGGAATAGGTTGATCCCTGAGGTTCAACTGTTTTTTTCGGCATTCTATAAGTCGCTTTGAAAAAAAGGCAATGGTTTTGCTCAGTACAGTCTGAAACAACAGTTGGTTGATCACTGTTACAAACCCTAACTTTTTAATGCGACGCTTTATAAGCTGTATGGCAGGAGTTGCATCTGCTATCAAGACAGCTTCGATGTCAATATTTTGAGTAATTCCGTTGTATATGTAAGCAGTGCTTTTGCCTTTACCAGCAAGCATTATTATTTTCATTTGCTACTAAATTATGGTGCATGATGTTTTGTTTACCAACATCAATGAAATTTATAAACTTCTCGAACTCTATCTGATAAATTAAAGAAAGATATTAGAAGTTGTGTCGTAATTTCGAATTTATAATACGTAAAATATTGTTCACTTAACCCTTACAGAGTACAACTAATTATAAACTGCGTTGCGGAATATCAATCCTTGTTGCTCCTCATCATGAAATAACATGCAACATTTTCTAGCATTTTTTATCAATTCCTCACTATTCACTTTATCATTTGCAATTTTTCCCAGATCCTTGAAAATGGTTGCGCGGGAAGTGGACACTAGTGCACAATGATTAGTAGCGAAGTATTCCATAGGGGCAATATGTTTGGGACCAATAGCCCATATCATTTTTCCACTAGCTAAATAGTCTGTTGCTTTTGTCGAAAAAGATAACCTTGTAATTCTTATATATCTAGCTCGAAAGGATTCTGGATAAATCAGTATATCATATTGTGATTGTAGTCGTTCTACCTCAGAGTAAGGAACTGGTTTATTAAGTGAACAATTCTGATACTTATTAAATTTACTAATATCTGCGGTAGACGGGGTCGTTTGCGTGTAAATGTCAAACTGGAATTTTACTCCATATTTTGTATTATATTCGCTTATGTGTTGGGCCAAGTTAAACAATTCAGTATTTCTCCCATACAATAAGTTTCCAACATACAGCAGTTTAATTATTTTATTATTTGACAAATTATTTGTGGAATTTTTTATAGTAATTGGATCAATACTTTTAGTCAATATTTTGGTGCTTATACTAAATGATCGATCAAACTCCCGTTTCATTTTTGGTGAAATAACAAATACATCAGATGCTTTTTGTACTAGTTTTTTTAGTGTGCTTCTCAACATATACCGGTGCCATATTCCAAAAAATGATTTTGCAGCAGCTGCGTATGTATAACTGTCATCCACAAAATAAATAACTACTTTACTTTTTGGTAAAAGTTCTTTAGCAT
This window encodes:
- a CDS encoding glycosyltransferase family protein produces the protein MKKEVNDPIKLVYAGRLYCNRWKTLAAVADALKVINVDGIRMTLDIYTQEKVTDEHRKEILTSEAVKIHDRVSPQELTEIYREADVALHVESFEKKYRYATRVSFSTKIIDLMSSTCAILAICWDRHAGFQYLQEHDAAFCVDEVTKIEPQLLQLAMQPELITEYARKAWNCGKQNHQRELIQDELMNVFKRIMQQHKGGALISDNSDSAKL
- a CDS encoding glycosyltransferase family 2 protein, whose amino-acid sequence is MENIVISVIVPVYKVEKYLHNCIKSVLNQSHSNLELILVNDGSPDGSRQICDEFAAKDRRIKVIHKENGGLSSARNAGLEVATGEYISFLDSDDFWHEDYLKIMLNLCLEHHADIAQCALTRGSASVFPADRHKEKTHTFDNHSIFLQGAANIIVCAKLYRNHVIGDLRMPEGLINEDDFTTWKFYFKADKIAVTSRPLYYYTINDSSIMATQGKKPNLNFIEAYKERIEFFQDTMHKDLEDCSRAHLCKSMLLSSINSNLTEDQKFTVQQTFTANWNKVKASPYVPLNLKVLFSMYSVTPDITRSLVKKLYKA
- a CDS encoding glycosyltransferase family 4 protein, with protein sequence MKKLVRITTVPISLNKLLGPQLEFMDNHFNVIAVSADEEKLREVASKYKVDYHHVEMTREITPLQDLKALWNLYRFLKREKPAIVHTHTPKAGTVGMLAAKLAGVPHRLHTVAGMPLMETSGFKRKVLDFVEKITYAAATKLYPNSKGLCDFIRDNRYTHDEKLKVIANGSSNGIDTTYFSPEAIKEEQSQKNRQRLGLKGTDFVFVFVGRLVGDKGINELVTAFKQLETDAREAADNGRHKEKYCDCALCYSSNNAKLLLVGPLETELDPLSPETLAEIEYNPNILTVGYQSDVRQFLAISNALVFPSYREGFPNVVMQAGAMQLPAIVTDINGCNEIIIEGNNGTIIPVKDAVALKTAMYRMLADCKWRINLQFNSREMITSRYEQKVVWKALLQEYKSLIHLNNKN
- a CDS encoding polysaccharide deacetylase family protein; protein product: MKGKFIISLDFELHWGAVEKWDLKDMSQYFLNTRTSIPDVLRLFEENNINATWATVGFLFAKNKEQLLEFAPLQKPSYNKSKLNYYNHFDQIGDNENEDPYHYGYSLIEKIVKSQGQELATHTFAHYYCTEEGQNVEQFSADLVAAQNIAQHNFGVKLSALVFPRNQYNNEYLEQAAKNGIKVVRSNPDVWFWKNQKRKEVQLFRALDTLVPISKTLAFEENQVIRKNGITELPASRFFRPYVHREKVVQNLKLYRILNEMTHAAKNNLCYHLWWHPHNFGNNVQTNLMQLAIIIKHYRKLNEDFGFLSVTMESFKIQ
- a CDS encoding formyl transferase gives rise to the protein MKIIMLAGKGKSTAYIYNGITQNIDIEAVLIADATPAIQLIKRRIKKLGFVTVINQLLFQTVLSKTIAFFSKRLIECRKKQLNLRDQPIPAEKILDVGFVNSDICLKTIIDLNPDVIIVNGTSIIKKKILEATDAIFINTHVGITPQYRGVHGGYWALRNHDSQNFGVTVHKVDSGIDTGDVIYQSTCAVTKKDNFLTYPLYQYALAIPLLVKTIENIKRNQLVTAKKENVKSKLYYHPTMTDYIYGWFKDNIK
- a CDS encoding glycosyltransferase family protein, with translation MEENNKNILVISVHTWNDEGGSNTLQNLFKQFDPANIYSVYTRADFPKSKFCNNFYQIREISLLRRLFIRKEKVGSVVPSNSAKENVKTLQENKVKKIYKQVSSPLFTFMRELLWLTDYWKEESLKNYIKNSNADTVFILVSSVIYSNRIALYAKELLPKSKVVIYFVDDSYTYAAAAKSFFGIWHRYMLRSTLKKLVQKASDVFVISPKMKREFDRSFSISTKILTKSIDPITIKNSTNNLSNNKIIKLLYVGNLLYGRNTELFNLAQHISEYNTKYGVKFQFDIYTQTTPSTADISKFNKYQNCSLNKPVPYSEVERLQSQYDILIYPESFRARYIRITRLSFSTKATDYLASGKMIWAIGPKHIAPMEYFATNHCALVSTSRATIFKDLGKIANDKVNSEELIKNARKCCMLFHDEEQQGLIFRNAVYN